One genomic window of Psychrobacillus sp. INOP01 includes the following:
- a CDS encoding TIGR01440 family protein, with protein MEAKSLWIEQIEQLLLEVEQQIEFHENDLFVVGCSTSEIIGEKIGTAGGLEVAEVLFTPLQAFAKRNNIHLAFQGCEHINRAVTMERKTQLLYRLPEVSVIPVVRAGGSMSAYAYTHFNDPVVVERVQAHAGIDIGQTLIGMQLQPVAVPIRLSIKKIGEAIVLIAKTRPKLIGGERAFYG; from the coding sequence ATGGAAGCGAAAAGTTTGTGGATAGAACAAATCGAACAGCTTCTTTTAGAAGTAGAGCAGCAAATAGAATTTCATGAAAATGATTTATTCGTCGTTGGCTGTTCGACCTCAGAAATTATCGGTGAAAAAATTGGAACTGCAGGCGGTTTAGAAGTTGCTGAGGTTTTATTCACCCCTTTACAAGCATTTGCAAAACGCAACAATATTCATTTAGCTTTTCAAGGCTGCGAACATATTAATCGCGCCGTTACAATGGAAAGAAAAACACAATTACTTTATAGATTACCAGAAGTATCAGTTATTCCCGTTGTTCGTGCAGGTGGTTCTATGTCTGCATATGCATACACACATTTTAATGACCCTGTTGTAGTCGAGCGTGTCCAAGCACATGCCGGCATTGATATAGGACAAACTTTAATTGGTATGCAGCTTCAACCTGTAGCTGTACCAATTCGCTTGTCTATTAAGAAAATTGGGGAAGCAATCGTATTGATTGCAAAAACGCGTCCTAAGCTAATTGGCGGAGAGCGTGCATTTTACGGATGA
- the glyA gene encoding serine hydroxymethyltransferase, translated as MNFEEERIVEKILSQDPAVYEAMLAEKKRQQSNIELIASENFVSEAVMEAQGSVLTNKYAEGYPGKRYYGGCEHVDVVENIARDRLKEIFGAEHANVQPHSGSQANMAVYMTALQPGDTILGMNLSHGGHLTHGSPVNFSGIQYNFIEYGVNKETELIDYEEVRRIAIEHKPKMIVAGASAYSRTIDFAKFREIADEVGAYLFVDMAHIAGLVAAGLHPNPVPHAHFVTSTTHKTLRGPRGGLILTTEEFAKKIDKTIFPGIQGGPLMHVIAAKAVAFGEAQKPEFKEYQAQVIANAKALADSLTAEGIRIVSGGTDNHVMLLDVSALELTGKVAEHVLDEVGITVNKNTIPFDTASPFITSGVRIGTPAVTSRGFKEAEMKEIASIIAKLLKNTDDAEVLKEAKERVATLTSNFPLYV; from the coding sequence ATGAATTTTGAGGAGGAACGAATAGTGGAGAAAATTTTATCACAAGATCCAGCAGTATATGAGGCAATGTTAGCAGAGAAAAAGCGTCAACAATCCAATATCGAGTTAATCGCATCAGAAAACTTCGTATCAGAGGCTGTAATGGAAGCGCAAGGCTCTGTATTAACCAATAAATATGCAGAAGGTTACCCTGGTAAACGTTACTATGGTGGCTGTGAGCATGTAGATGTAGTGGAAAATATTGCACGCGATCGTTTGAAAGAAATTTTTGGTGCTGAACATGCCAATGTGCAACCACATTCAGGTTCTCAAGCTAATATGGCAGTTTACATGACTGCACTACAACCTGGTGACACAATACTAGGGATGAATTTGTCTCATGGTGGACATTTAACGCATGGTTCTCCTGTCAATTTTAGTGGAATTCAATATAACTTTATCGAGTACGGTGTTAACAAAGAAACGGAACTAATCGATTATGAAGAAGTTCGTAGAATTGCAATAGAGCACAAGCCGAAAATGATTGTTGCTGGAGCAAGTGCATATTCACGTACAATTGACTTCGCTAAATTCCGTGAAATCGCAGATGAAGTTGGCGCATACCTATTTGTAGATATGGCTCATATCGCAGGCTTAGTAGCTGCTGGTCTTCATCCTAACCCGGTACCACATGCTCATTTTGTAACATCTACAACACATAAAACATTACGTGGGCCACGTGGTGGATTAATCTTAACGACAGAAGAGTTCGCGAAGAAAATTGATAAAACAATTTTCCCGGGAATTCAAGGTGGTCCATTAATGCACGTAATCGCAGCTAAAGCTGTAGCATTTGGTGAAGCTCAAAAACCAGAATTTAAAGAGTACCAAGCACAAGTAATTGCCAATGCTAAAGCTTTAGCAGACAGTCTAACTGCAGAAGGAATCCGTATCGTTTCTGGCGGTACAGATAATCACGTTATGCTATTAGACGTATCTGCTCTTGAGCTAACTGGTAAAGTAGCGGAGCATGTCCTTGATGAGGTCGGGATTACTGTCAATAAAAACACAATCCCATTTGATACAGCTAGTCCATTCATCACTTCAGGTGTCCGCATTGGTACGCCGGCTGTTACATCTCGTGGATTTAAAGAAGCAGAAATGAAAGAAATCGCATCTATCATTGCAAAACTATTAAAAAATACCGATGATGCAGAAGTACTAAAAGAAGCAAAAGAAAGAGTTGCAACATTAACAAGCAACTTCCCACTATACGTATAA
- the upp gene encoding uracil phosphoribosyltransferase → MPKVFVFDHPLIQHKLTYIRDVKTGTKEFRELVDEVATLMAFEITREMPLEETEVETPVQLTKSKVLAGKKMGIVPILRAGIGMVDGILKLIPAAKVGHIGLYRDPQTLQPVEYYVKLPADVAERDFILVDPMLATGGSAIEAVNSLKTRGATSIKFMCLIAAPEGVEALQKAHPDVDIYIAALDEKLNDHGYIVPGLGDAGDRLFGTK, encoded by the coding sequence ATGCCAAAAGTATTTGTATTTGACCACCCCCTTATTCAACATAAACTTACATATATTCGCGATGTAAAAACAGGCACAAAGGAATTTCGTGAATTAGTGGATGAAGTTGCTACACTCATGGCGTTTGAGATTACGCGAGAAATGCCATTGGAGGAAACAGAAGTAGAAACTCCAGTTCAACTTACAAAATCTAAAGTGCTTGCGGGGAAAAAAATGGGTATAGTTCCTATATTACGCGCTGGAATAGGAATGGTTGATGGAATCCTTAAGTTAATCCCAGCTGCAAAAGTAGGACATATTGGACTTTACCGTGATCCACAAACATTACAGCCAGTGGAATATTACGTGAAGCTTCCTGCAGACGTAGCTGAACGTGATTTCATTTTAGTAGATCCTATGCTAGCTACAGGTGGTTCAGCAATCGAAGCGGTAAACTCTCTTAAAACGCGTGGAGCGACAAGCATTAAATTTATGTGTTTAATCGCAGCCCCTGAAGGAGTAGAGGCTCTTCAAAAAGCGCATCCAGACGTAGATATTTATATTGCTGCTCTTGATGAAAAGTTAAATGATCACGGATATATCGTTCCTGGATTAGGGGATGCTGGTGACCGTTTGTTTGGTACAAAATAA
- the wecB gene encoding non-hydrolyzing UDP-N-acetylglucosamine 2-epimerase, giving the protein MRKFKVMTIFGTRPEAIKMAPLVLELQKHPEQIESLVTVTAQHRQMLDQVLDTFNIKPDYDLNMMKDRQTLVDITTRALEGLDKVMKEAKPDIVLVHGDTSTTFVASLAAFYNQIAIGHVEAGLRTWNKFSPFPEEMNRQLTGVMADIHFAPTVKSEKNLLEENKQKDTIFVTGNTAIDALKTTVKDDYTHPILEQLKGSRIILLTAHRRENLGEPMRNMFRAINRLLMEHKDVQVVYPVHMNPAVREIANEILGDNERIHLIEPLEVLDFHNFAARSHIILTDSGGVQEEAPSLGKPVIVLRDTTERPEGIEAGTLKLAGTEEETIYQLTNELLSDEVAYHTMSKASNPYGDGKASQRIVEILINFLQKEEK; this is encoded by the coding sequence ATGCGTAAATTTAAAGTAATGACGATTTTTGGTACGAGACCAGAGGCGATTAAAATGGCCCCGCTTGTCTTAGAACTTCAAAAACATCCCGAACAGATTGAATCGCTGGTAACGGTGACTGCTCAACATCGTCAAATGCTTGATCAAGTATTGGATACATTTAACATAAAACCAGATTACGACTTAAATATGATGAAAGACCGTCAAACATTAGTAGATATAACGACTAGAGCTCTTGAAGGTTTAGATAAAGTGATGAAAGAAGCTAAACCTGACATTGTACTTGTTCATGGAGATACTTCAACTACTTTTGTGGCAAGTTTAGCAGCATTCTATAACCAAATTGCTATTGGTCATGTAGAAGCAGGATTACGCACATGGAATAAGTTTTCACCTTTTCCTGAAGAAATGAACCGACAGCTTACTGGAGTAATGGCAGATATTCATTTTGCTCCTACTGTAAAATCGGAGAAAAATCTATTAGAAGAGAACAAGCAAAAAGACACTATTTTTGTTACTGGAAATACTGCTATTGATGCTTTGAAAACGACAGTAAAAGACGATTATACTCATCCTATCTTAGAGCAACTTAAAGGAAGTAGAATTATCTTATTAACTGCGCATCGACGAGAGAACTTAGGCGAACCAATGCGGAATATGTTCCGTGCCATTAACAGATTGCTTATGGAACATAAAGATGTACAAGTAGTTTATCCAGTTCACATGAATCCAGCAGTTAGGGAAATTGCCAATGAAATATTAGGAGATAATGAACGTATTCATTTAATAGAACCATTAGAAGTTCTAGATTTCCATAACTTCGCTGCACGTTCTCATATAATATTGACTGATTCTGGTGGTGTACAAGAAGAAGCTCCTTCACTAGGAAAACCAGTTATTGTTCTTCGAGATACTACGGAACGTCCAGAAGGTATAGAAGCTGGTACTTTGAAACTTGCCGGTACAGAAGAAGAAACAATCTACCAATTAACAAATGAATTGCTATCTGATGAAGTAGCGTATCACACGATGTCTAAAGCAAGTAATCCTTATGGAGATGGTAAGGCTTCACAAAGAATAGTTGAAATTTTAATAAACTTCCTTCAAAAAGAAGAAAAATAA
- a CDS encoding ATP synthase subunit I, with protein sequence MLEMQRIFTRQKKYIYFLLAACALGWGFTPYPTIFAGLALGSLFGLYNFWILVRRMEKFDRVLESGKGRAGLGTTFRFASGVAAVAIALALPEYIHLISTVIGLMIPYVLLVVERIMFHVKNQQ encoded by the coding sequence ATGCTAGAAATGCAACGTATATTTACGAGGCAAAAAAAGTACATATATTTTTTGCTCGCAGCATGTGCACTAGGTTGGGGTTTTACGCCTTATCCGACAATTTTTGCAGGCTTGGCACTTGGTTCTTTATTTGGTCTGTATAATTTCTGGATTCTAGTCCGTAGAATGGAGAAATTTGATCGTGTACTTGAGAGTGGAAAAGGACGAGCAGGTTTAGGTACAACATTTCGATTTGCATCGGGTGTTGCAGCCGTTGCAATTGCACTTGCCCTTCCAGAGTATATTCATCTTATCAGTACAGTTATCGGATTAATGATTCCCTATGTTTTACTTGTTGTAGAACGTATTATGTTTCATGTAAAAAATCAGCAATGA
- the atpB gene encoding F0F1 ATP synthase subunit A: MEHSNPTFEFLGMTGNWSNILMLAVTTLIVFLIALISTRNLKMKPTGMQNFMEWIMDFVKGIIKSNFDWQTGGRFHVLGITFLMFIAVANVLGLPFSISYDGVLWWKSPTADPTITMTLAVMVIILTHYYGIKMKGMKGYAVDTYLKPMPFLFPLKIIEEFANTLTLGLRLYGNIYAGEVLLGLIAGLATSSAFGFVGAIIPAMAWQGFSLFIGGIQAFIFVMLTMVYMSHKVSTDH; encoded by the coding sequence GTGGAACATTCAAATCCCACATTTGAATTTCTAGGCATGACAGGGAACTGGTCCAATATTTTGATGTTAGCAGTGACTACACTAATAGTTTTTTTGATCGCCCTTATATCAACTAGAAACTTAAAGATGAAGCCAACTGGTATGCAAAACTTCATGGAGTGGATTATGGACTTCGTCAAAGGGATCATTAAAAGTAACTTTGACTGGCAAACAGGAGGACGATTCCATGTTCTTGGAATAACGTTTCTTATGTTTATCGCGGTAGCGAACGTATTAGGTCTTCCATTCTCGATTTCATACGATGGAGTTCTTTGGTGGAAATCCCCAACTGCAGATCCAACAATTACCATGACACTTGCAGTTATGGTTATCATTTTAACGCATTATTACGGGATAAAGATGAAAGGTATGAAGGGCTATGCAGTAGATACCTACTTAAAGCCAATGCCGTTTTTATTCCCATTAAAAATTATCGAGGAATTCGCAAATACGTTGACACTCGGTCTTCGTCTTTACGGTAATATCTATGCAGGTGAGGTTCTTTTAGGACTAATAGCAGGTTTAGCAACATCCTCAGCATTTGGCTTTGTTGGAGCAATCATTCCAGCAATGGCTTGGCAAGGTTTCTCGCTATTTATCGGCGGAATACAAGCATTCATTTTCGTTATGTTAACAATGGTTTATATGTCGCACAAAGTGTCGACAGACCATTAA
- the atpE gene encoding F0F1 ATP synthase subunit C: MVGSVGLLAAAIAIGLGALGAGIGNGLIVSKTVEGIARQPEARGALQTVMFIGVALVEAIPIIAAVIAFIVLNK; encoded by the coding sequence ATGGTAGGTTCAGTTGGTCTTTTAGCAGCAGCTATAGCAATCGGTTTAGGCGCACTTGGTGCAGGTATTGGTAATGGTTTAATCGTTTCAAAAACAGTAGAAGGTATCGCTCGTCAACCAGAAGCACGTGGAGCTTTACAAACAGTTATGTTCATCGGGGTAGCATTAGTTGAGGCGATTCCAATTATCGCAGCAGTTATCGCTTTCATCGTTTTAAACAAATAA
- the atpF gene encoding F0F1 ATP synthase subunit B — translation MSFDYLVLGASGHDGLNTLDILATLFFFILLMVLLKKVAWGPLMGIMIQREELIASEIAAAENSRQESQRLLEEQRDLLKEARTEALAIVENAKKQGDASREEIITTARSEAIRLKESAIREIDTEKERAIAAVREEVVSLSVLAASKVLGKEVSEEDNRALIEATIAKAGEVK, via the coding sequence GTGTCTTTTGATTACCTTGTACTTGGTGCTAGTGGCCATGATGGGTTGAATACTTTGGATATTTTAGCTACATTATTCTTCTTCATCTTACTTATGGTTCTATTGAAGAAAGTAGCTTGGGGTCCACTTATGGGGATTATGATCCAACGTGAAGAGTTAATCGCAAGTGAAATCGCAGCAGCTGAAAATAGTCGCCAAGAATCACAGCGTTTACTTGAAGAACAACGTGACTTACTTAAAGAAGCACGTACGGAAGCTTTAGCGATTGTAGAAAATGCGAAAAAGCAAGGCGATGCATCTCGTGAGGAAATTATCACAACTGCTCGTTCTGAAGCTATCCGTTTGAAAGAATCTGCTATCCGTGAAATTGATACAGAAAAAGAAAGAGCGATTGCAGCGGTACGAGAAGAAGTCGTTTCACTTTCAGTACTTGCAGCGTCGAAAGTTCTTGGAAAAGAAGTTTCGGAAGAAGATAATCGTGCGCTAATCGAGGCAACGATTGCGAAGGCAGGCGAGGTTAAGTGA
- a CDS encoding F0F1 ATP synthase subunit delta, with protein MSNSTVAKRYAISLFELATKKNEVQAVENDLRELKVVWNGNKDVKTLFTSPKLSLDKKKELIRQIFANANPIVINTLLVLIDKKRLAEVSDIISEFMILSNEAQGVAEAKVYTTRALTEDERANVSSAFAKNVGKQALNIQNIVDPSIIGGIRVQIGNRIYDSTLSTKLDRLKRNLIG; from the coding sequence GTGAGTAATTCAACTGTAGCTAAGCGTTATGCAATCTCTTTGTTCGAATTGGCAACAAAAAAAAATGAAGTACAAGCAGTCGAAAATGATTTACGTGAACTTAAAGTTGTTTGGAATGGTAACAAAGATGTGAAAACTTTATTCACTTCTCCGAAGTTATCTCTAGACAAGAAAAAAGAGTTAATACGTCAAATCTTTGCAAATGCGAACCCAATTGTTATCAATACACTTCTAGTGCTTATTGATAAGAAGAGATTAGCAGAAGTATCCGACATTATTTCTGAATTTATGATCCTTTCGAATGAAGCACAAGGTGTTGCTGAAGCGAAAGTATATACTACACGTGCACTTACAGAAGATGAACGTGCAAACGTATCGTCTGCATTTGCTAAAAACGTAGGTAAACAAGCTTTAAATATTCAAAACATCGTGGATCCATCTATTATAGGTGGAATACGTGTTCAAATCGGAAACCGCATTTACGATAGCACTCTAAGCACAAAATTAGATCGCTTAAAACGTAACTTGATCGGTTAA
- the atpA gene encoding F0F1 ATP synthase subunit alpha: MSIKAEEISVLIKQQIENYESEMKVSDVGTVITIGDGIARAHGLDNVMAGELLEFSTGVLGMAQNLEANNVGIVILGPYTDIKEGDEVRRTGRIMEVPVGKELIGRVVNPLGQPVDGQGPIATTKSRPIESPAQGVMARKSVHEPLQTGIKAIDALVPIGRGQRELIIGDRQTGKTSVAIDAILNQADQDMICIYVAIGQKESTVRNVVETLRKNGALDYTIVVTASASQPAPLLYLAPYAGVTMAEEFMFDGKHVLIVYDDLSKQAAAYRELSLLLRRPPGREAYPGDVFYLHSRLLERAAKLNETLGAGSITALPFVETQAGDISAYIPTNVISITDGQIFLQSDLFFSGVRPAINAGLSVSRVGGSAQIKAMKKVAGTLRLDLAAFRELEAFSQFGSDLDAATQAKLNRGVRTVEVLKQDLNSPIKVEKQVMILYALTRGHLDDIPVKDITRFEAELGTWLDSNHTNVLDHIRTTKDLPSDEDMSNAISAFKKTFAKSE; the protein is encoded by the coding sequence ATGAGCATCAAAGCTGAAGAAATCAGTGTCTTGATTAAGCAGCAGATTGAGAATTACGAATCTGAGATGAAAGTTAGCGACGTTGGTACGGTTATCACGATTGGTGACGGTATCGCGCGTGCTCATGGCCTCGACAATGTCATGGCTGGAGAGCTTTTAGAATTCTCAACTGGTGTTTTAGGTATGGCACAAAACTTGGAAGCCAACAACGTTGGTATCGTTATCCTTGGACCATACACTGACATCAAAGAAGGCGATGAAGTACGTCGAACAGGCCGTATTATGGAAGTTCCAGTTGGTAAAGAATTGATTGGCCGCGTTGTCAATCCACTTGGCCAACCAGTTGACGGACAAGGTCCTATCGCAACTACAAAATCTCGTCCAATTGAAAGTCCTGCACAAGGAGTTATGGCACGTAAATCAGTACATGAGCCACTTCAAACAGGTATTAAAGCGATTGATGCACTTGTACCAATCGGACGTGGTCAACGTGAGTTAATCATCGGTGACCGTCAAACAGGTAAAACATCTGTTGCAATCGATGCAATCCTTAACCAAGCAGACCAAGATATGATTTGTATCTATGTTGCAATTGGACAAAAGGAATCGACAGTACGTAACGTAGTAGAAACACTACGTAAAAATGGTGCTTTAGATTACACAATCGTTGTAACTGCTTCTGCATCACAACCTGCTCCATTATTATACTTAGCTCCTTATGCTGGTGTAACAATGGCAGAAGAATTTATGTTCGATGGTAAGCATGTACTGATCGTTTATGATGATTTATCTAAACAAGCTGCTGCATACCGTGAACTTTCATTACTTCTTCGTCGTCCTCCAGGCCGTGAAGCTTATCCAGGGGATGTATTCTACTTACACAGCCGCCTTTTAGAGCGTGCTGCGAAGTTAAATGAAACACTTGGTGCAGGGTCAATCACTGCATTACCATTCGTTGAAACACAAGCTGGAGATATCTCTGCTTATATTCCAACAAACGTAATCTCTATTACAGATGGTCAAATCTTCTTACAATCTGATTTATTCTTCTCGGGTGTACGTCCAGCGATCAATGCCGGATTATCTGTATCTCGTGTAGGTGGATCAGCACAAATTAAGGCAATGAAAAAAGTTGCGGGTACTCTACGTCTTGACTTAGCAGCATTCCGTGAACTAGAAGCATTCTCTCAATTTGGATCAGATCTTGACGCTGCAACACAAGCAAAACTTAACCGTGGTGTACGTACAGTAGAAGTATTAAAACAAGACTTGAATAGCCCGATCAAAGTGGAAAAACAAGTAATGATTTTATATGCTCTAACACGTGGCCATTTAGATGATATTCCAGTAAAAGATATTACTCGTTTTGAAGCGGAACTTGGAACTTGGTTAGATTCAAACCACACAAACGTTTTAGATCATATTCGCACGACAAAAGACCTTCCATCAGATGAAGATATGAGCAATGCAATTTCTGCATTCAAAAAAACTTTCGCTAAATCTGAATAA
- a CDS encoding F0F1 ATP synthase subunit gamma, with product MASLRDIKSKITSTKKTSQITKAMQMVSASKLNRAEENAKAYVPYMSKIQEVVGAIATGTSDSGHPMLTSRPVKKTAYLVITADRGLAGAYNSNVIRAVANAIAERHSSKEEYVIFAIGRMGRDFFLKRGSNVIGEVVGLPDQPAFADIKEVARKAVGMFTDGTYDELYMYYNHFVSAISSEVTEKKVLPLTDIAVETGTTASYEFEPSPEAILEVLLPQYAESLIFGALLDGKASEHASRMSAMKSATDNAADMISNLTLVYNRARQAAITQEITEIVGGASALE from the coding sequence GTGGCATCATTACGCGACATTAAAAGTAAAATTACGTCAACAAAGAAAACAAGTCAGATTACAAAAGCTATGCAAATGGTTTCTGCTTCTAAATTGAACCGTGCGGAGGAAAATGCGAAAGCATACGTTCCCTACATGTCGAAAATACAAGAAGTAGTTGGTGCAATTGCAACAGGTACTAGTGATAGTGGACATCCAATGTTAACTTCCCGTCCTGTTAAAAAGACTGCATATCTTGTCATAACTGCTGATCGTGGATTAGCTGGAGCATATAACAGTAATGTTATTCGTGCTGTAGCAAATGCAATAGCGGAAAGACATTCTTCAAAAGAAGAGTATGTAATCTTTGCAATTGGTCGTATGGGACGTGATTTCTTCCTAAAACGTGGTTCAAACGTAATTGGGGAAGTAGTCGGCTTACCAGACCAGCCTGCTTTTGCTGATATCAAAGAAGTTGCTCGCAAAGCTGTTGGTATGTTCACGGATGGTACATATGATGAACTTTATATGTACTATAACCACTTTGTCAGTGCCATCTCTAGTGAAGTAACAGAGAAAAAGGTACTGCCACTTACGGATATTGCAGTAGAAACAGGCACAACTGCTTCTTATGAATTTGAGCCTTCACCTGAAGCAATTCTAGAAGTATTACTTCCACAATACGCGGAAAGCCTGATTTTCGGTGCATTACTCGATGGTAAAGCCAGTGAGCATGCTTCTCGTATGTCTGCGATGAAATCCGCGACAGACAATGCAGCTGATATGATCAGCAATTTAACATTAGTATACAACCGAGCACGTCAAGCAGCGATTACGCAAGAAATTACGGAAATCGTCGGCGGAGCATCGGCTTTAGAATAG
- the atpD gene encoding F0F1 ATP synthase subunit beta — protein MNKGQVLQVMGPVVDVKFDNGHLPAIYNALTVAIERPNEAPTTLTLEVALHLGDDSVRTIAMSSTDGLKRGTEVFDAGSAISVPVGNVTLGRVFNVLGEVIDLGEEISVEDRRDPIHRQAPTFENLSTEVEILETGIKVVDLLAPYIKGGKIGLFGGAGVGKTVLIQELINNIAQEHGGISVFAGVGERTREGNDLFHEMSDSGVIKKTAMVFGQMNEPPGARMRVALTGLTMAEYFRDEQGADVLLFIDNIFRFTQAGSEVSALLGRMPSAAGYQPTLATEMGQLQERITSTNTGSVTSIQAIYVPADDYTDPAPATTFAHLDATTNLERKLSEMGIYPAVDPLASSSRALSPEIVGPEHYDVARQVQYTLQRYRELQDIIAILGMDELGDEDKLVVNRARRIQFYLSQNFHVAEQFTGQKGSYVPVKETVEGFKQILEGKYDHLPEDAFRLVGRIEEVVEKAKSMGVEV, from the coding sequence GTGAACAAAGGACAAGTACTACAAGTAATGGGTCCAGTTGTTGACGTTAAGTTTGACAACGGCCATTTACCAGCTATCTATAATGCACTGACTGTAGCGATTGAACGTCCAAACGAAGCGCCTACAACTTTAACTTTAGAAGTAGCGCTACACTTAGGAGATGACTCTGTTCGTACTATTGCAATGTCATCTACGGACGGCCTTAAGCGTGGTACAGAGGTATTTGATGCTGGCTCAGCAATTTCTGTTCCAGTTGGTAATGTAACATTAGGACGTGTATTCAACGTACTTGGTGAGGTTATTGACTTAGGAGAAGAAATTTCAGTGGAAGATCGTCGTGATCCAATCCACCGTCAAGCTCCAACATTTGAAAACCTTTCAACAGAAGTTGAAATTCTTGAAACAGGTATCAAAGTAGTAGATCTACTAGCTCCTTATATTAAAGGTGGTAAAATCGGTCTATTCGGTGGTGCCGGAGTAGGGAAAACAGTTCTTATCCAAGAACTTATCAATAACATTGCTCAAGAGCATGGCGGTATTTCGGTATTCGCAGGTGTTGGTGAGCGTACGCGTGAAGGAAATGACTTATTCCATGAGATGAGCGATTCAGGCGTTATTAAGAAAACAGCAATGGTATTCGGTCAAATGAATGAGCCACCTGGCGCACGTATGCGTGTTGCTTTAACTGGTCTTACAATGGCAGAATATTTCCGTGATGAACAAGGTGCAGACGTACTTCTATTCATCGATAATATCTTCCGTTTCACTCAAGCAGGTTCTGAGGTTTCAGCACTATTAGGTCGTATGCCTTCAGCAGCTGGTTACCAACCAACACTTGCAACTGAAATGGGTCAATTACAAGAGCGTATCACGTCAACAAACACTGGATCAGTTACATCTATCCAAGCGATTTATGTACCAGCCGATGACTATACGGATCCAGCTCCAGCAACAACTTTCGCTCACTTAGATGCGACTACAAACTTAGAACGTAAATTATCTGAGATGGGTATTTACCCAGCGGTTGATCCTTTAGCTTCTTCTTCACGTGCGCTTTCTCCAGAAATCGTAGGTCCAGAGCATTATGATGTAGCACGTCAAGTGCAATATACATTACAACGCTACAGAGAGCTTCAAGATATTATCGCAATCTTAGGTATGGATGAATTAGGTGATGAAGACAAGCTAGTAGTTAACCGTGCTCGTCGTATTCAGTTCTACCTATCTCAAAACTTCCATGTTGCAGAACAATTTACAGGTCAAAAAGGTTCATACGTACCCGTTAAAGAAACTGTTGAAGGATTCAAACAGATTCTTGAAGGAAAATATGACCATTTACCAGAAGATGCATTCCGTTTAGTTGGACGCATTGAAGAAGTTGTAGAAAAAGCGAAAAGCATGGGCGTAGAAGTATAA
- a CDS encoding F0F1 ATP synthase subunit epsilon has protein sequence MKTLTVNIVTPDGPVYDSEVDMIIAKTASGEIGILPGHIPMVAPLVAGAIKLKKEAKTEYVAVSSGFVEVRPEKVSILATSAEVASNIDIARAKEAMKRAEERLQSKQDSVDFNRAELAMKRAMNRINVYEGNI, from the coding sequence ATGAAGACACTTACAGTCAATATTGTCACTCCCGACGGCCCGGTATACGATTCTGAAGTAGACATGATTATCGCTAAAACAGCATCTGGTGAAATCGGTATTTTACCTGGCCATATTCCAATGGTTGCACCACTAGTAGCAGGTGCAATAAAATTGAAAAAAGAGGCAAAAACAGAGTACGTAGCAGTTAGCAGTGGATTTGTAGAAGTTCGACCTGAGAAGGTATCGATTCTAGCAACATCTGCTGAAGTTGCTTCAAATATCGATATAGCTCGTGCAAAAGAGGCGATGAAACGTGCAGAAGAGCGTCTTCAAAGCAAGCAAGACTCGGTTGATTTCAATCGTGCAGAACTTGCAATGAAACGTGCGATGAATCGTATCAACGTTTATGAGGGTAATATTTAA
- a CDS encoding DUF1146 family protein, which yields MGLLSSEQAVIAILANIFFIGISFYALQALMMDKIIKKNRVFQAQLFYILTSIAIGSIVANFFLNLTSWSNQLPFLFE from the coding sequence ATGGGATTATTAAGTAGTGAACAAGCAGTAATTGCTATACTAGCAAATATCTTTTTTATTGGAATATCTTTCTATGCGTTACAGGCATTAATGATGGATAAGATAATAAAGAAAAATCGTGTATTTCAAGCACAACTATTTTATATTTTAACTAGTATAGCGATTGGCTCTATCGTCGCAAATTTTTTCTTGAATTTAACAAGTTGGTCAAACCAGCTTCCATTTTTATT